The following is a genomic window from Myxococcales bacterium.
AGACGGGCACCGCTTAAGCAGAATCAAGGAAAACTTTGCTGATAGTAATTTTAGTGATTTTCAGCCAATAACGCTTCCTAAAAAAGGGTTGGCCGAACTTGTGAGACTATTGGACGCTTACAGCTGCGAAAATGAAGCCAGCTTTAAGTTGGGAGTTTCTGAGCAACATGCAATAGTGATGCTCAGGGAAGCCTATTTTTCTATGCGACTTATTGATGGCAAGTTTCCTGATTATCATCAAGTTATCCCAAAACTTGCCGATAAAATAATGCGTGCCTCAAGAAATGATTTTTTGCTTGGCTTAAAGCGAGTGTCTGTTCTTGCAAGCGAAAAAAATCAAAGCATTAAAATGAAAACAAAAGGCGGAGAGCTTACTGTTTCATGCGTAAATCCAGAGGCCGGTGAAGTAACAGATGATGTTGCTGTTGAATATAACGGCCCAGATATCGAGATCGGTTTTAATGCTAAATATATTATTGATGCCTTGTCAGCTATTAGTGACAGCAGCGTTATGGTTAAATTTACTGATCCTTTATCCCCAACATTAATTACCGGCATGAACGACGATGGTCATCAGTGTGTCATTATGCCTATGCGTATGTAAAAAATAACGAGGAGTATTATGTTTGCCGCAAGGCCAAAGAAAAGAATTAAGAGAACCAAGCCTAGAAGGAAAAACACCAAGTCTCCCCGAGGAATGCTTTTGTCTCTTTTTTTAATGATGACCGCGTTGGTTGTGCTTTATTGGGCCAGAGAACGGATCAGTAACACCTTGAGCAACATAGTGACGAATGATCTTGGTAGACAGGATTCGGATGCAAGGAGAAGTTACAAACCAGTTGAAGGTGAAGAGGGCCCCTCCGAAGAACCTATTGATACAGGCAGTTTAAACAAGACAGAAGAAAGTCCATATTCTAGAGATGATATGGATTATTTAGACAAAGTAATAAGAGAAAACAAATAGATTGTTCACCATTTGAGTTTTTGAGAAAAAAACGCTGACGGCGACAAAGTTTGTTGGGAGCTCAAACTCTGCCGATGTACAGTTTTTATTGTTTAGAGGCCATGTGTTTCCAAAAAACGCTCAGCGTCTATTGCTGCCATGCAGCCGGAGCCCGCAGCAGTTATTGCTTGACGGTAAACGCTGTCTTGGACATCGCCGCACGCAAAAACGCCCGGCACCTCGGTTTTTGATGTTTTATCTCGTGTGATAATGTATCCCTTAGCATCTAACGCGAGGTATTTACTAAATAAGCCTGTGTTCGGTTTGTGCCCAATGGCGACGAATAACCCTTCAGCTTCAACAAGTGTCGTTTCTTTGGTTACAGCGTCTTGAACCTTTAGGGAGCACAAAACCTCTTTCCCGAGAGGGTTTTTTTTCGTTGTAACAAGTTCGACAACATTTTTGTTGAGCGCCCATTTTATTTTTGAGTTGCTTTGACATCTTTCTACCATGATCTTGCTTGCTCGGAAGTTTTCGCTCCGATGAATAAGAGTAACAGAGCGAGCATAACGAGTGAGAAACAAGGCTTCTTCCATTGCGCTATCTCCTCCCCCGACAACCGCCACATCGACATCTTTATAAAAAGCGCCGTCACAGGTCGCACACGCGGAGACCCCTGCTCCTTGCGAGATGAGCTCTTTTTCAAGAGGAATTCCCAGTAAGCGTGCATTGGCGCCGGTAGCAATAATGACTGTGTGAGCAAGGAGTTCCTCGCCATCTTCGGCGATTAGCCGGTAGGGGCGTTTTGAAAAATCAACCTCAATGATATTTTTTTCAATACATTGTGCGCCGAATCGTTGAGCTTGTTGTTCAAATTTTTCCATGAGCTCAGGCCCTAACAAGCCCTTCGGGAAACCTGGAAAATTCTCAACTTCGGAAGTCATCATCAGTTGTCCACCAGGAAGATTAGGGGCCGAGCCTTTGAACAGTAAGGGTTTAAGTGTCGCTCGCGAGGCATAAAGCGCAGCGGTATAGCCTGCGGGCCCAGAGCCAATGATAACTACTTTGTGTACTTTGTTTGTTGAATCCATTGCTGCTCCAATAAAATTAGCTTCTTTATGTTGAAGATAAATAACCGATTAAACCTACGAGCTCAAGCTGTTGAGCTCACAGATTGCCTAGAAAAATGCGAACTTAATCCTTAAGCGTACCTGTTTCAACGCTTAACAAGAGCTTGCGCAACTCACTGATCTCGTCACGTATAGTGGCGGCTCCTTCAAAATCCATTTTTTGCGCCTTAATACGCATTTTTCCTTTCAAGCTGTTAATTTTTTTCTCAATTTCTCGAACCGATAACCGTTCTTTGGGGGGCGCTGTTTTTTGTTCCTGCTCTATATAGCCATCATGGAGTCTTGAAATTTCTCTTGAGGTGCTCTTGGGGGTGATACCGTGTTTTTCATTGTATTGTTTTTGAAGCTTTCTTCTTCTGTTTGTCTCTGAGACGGCTGAGCGTACAGAGTCAGTTATTGTATCGGCATAAAGTATAGCCATACCGTTGATGTTTCGCGCTGCTCTACCGATTGTTTGAATTAGTCCTGTTTCCGATCTAAGAAATCCTTCTTTATCTGCGTCGAGAATTGCCACCAGACTTACTTCTGGAAGATCTAAACCTTCTCGCAACAGATTGATGCCGACCAAAACATCAAACTCTCCAAGACGAAGAGCGCGAATTATTTCCGCCCTTTCGATTGTATCTATATCTGAATGTAAATAACGAGTCTTAACTCCGACATCGATTAAATAGTCTGTCAAATCTTCAGCCATGCGCTTTGTTAGCGTTGTTATTAACACTCTTTCGTTGTTTTGGGCTTTTGTTTTTGCTTCGTGTACAACATCGTCGATCTGAGTGGACACGGGTCTAATCTTTACCTGCGGATCTAGTAGACCAGTAGGCCGTATTATTTGTTCAACTATTTCACCTTGAGCTCTTTCAATTTCAAAATTGCCTGGGGTTGCAGAGACGTATACCGCTTGATTAAAAATAGAATCGAATTCATCAAATCTCAAAGGTCTGTTGTCTAATGCCGACGGAAGCCTGAACCCGTGGGAAGTTAAAGTTTCTTTTCTAGCGCGGTCTCCTCGGTACATTCCTCGTATTTGAGGAATTGTTTGATGTGATTCATCGACAAAAAGTAAAAAATCCTTCGGAAAATAATCAATCAAAGTGGGGGGAGGTTCACCACAGAGACGACCAGAAAGATGACGAGAATAGTTCTCGATTCCCTTGCAAACTCCGACAGTTTCAAGCATTTCAAGGTCAAACAATGTTCGCTGCTCAAGGCGCTGTGCCTCAAGGAGTTTGTTTTGTTTTTTTAAAGAGATTAATTCGTTAAGCAATTCGTCTCGGATTGATTTTAAAGCGAGAGACATTTTTTCTTTTGTGGTTGCGTAATGGCTGGCGGGAAAAATAGTGACATAGGATAACTCTCGAACAGTTTTTCCTTTTAAAGGATCAACCATTGTGATTCTTTCAACATTATCTCCGAAAAAATTAATTCTCACCGCAAGGTTTTCTTCGCTTGGAGGAAAAATATCGATAATATCACCTTTTGCCCGAAATGTTCCTCGAGAAAAATCAATATCATTTCTTAGATACTGACTTTCGATTAGTTGTCTCATGAGGGATTCTCGGCGGAAAGAGCGATCCTTTTCGATGAATACGGTCATATTTTGGTAACTATCAGTGCTTCCGATACCATAGATGCAGCTTACTGAAGCAACAATGATGACGTCATCCCTTGTTAAAAGAGAAGTGGTTGCTCTGTGCCGCATTCGATCTATTGTTTCGTTGATTTGGCTGTCTTTTTCAATATAAGTGTCTGTCGAGGGAACATATGCTTCAGGTTGGTAATAATCATAATAGCTTACAAAATATTCAACGGCATTATTAGGGAAAAAAGCACGAAGTTCTTCATAGAGCTGACCAACCAAGGTTTTATTGTGGGCTAATACAAGCGTTGGTTTGTTGACGCTCTGGATAACGTTAGCCATGGTAAAGGTTTTTCCTGAGCCTGTCACACCTAATAAAACCTGCTCCCGTTTACCATCTTTAATTCCTTTGGCGAGAGAAGATATGGCGTTTGGTTGATCACCCGAGGGCTTATAGTCTGCGTGCAATTCAAAAGATTTTTTGATGCGATTATTCATAAGTTTCCCTAAAAAAATATTACTCAAGAAGAAGTTCGTGAACTTTTGGGCGATCACAGCTTTCATTGGTACAAATTTGTAAGCTTAAGAGGGCCTTTCCGATTCCGATTCCATGTTTAAGTTTTTGTTTTACAACAAATTGATTTTCAAATATTTGGGCAGTGCCAAATTCCTTCAGATTTTTGCTTTGTGGCTTAGGAATTTCCGGTGAACCAAGAGCGCTCCAACCGTTGTCTGATGCTATTCTGAGATCAACAGCTTTGCCGATTTTCTCACCGGGGCCATAGGCGTGAAACCCTTTGTTTAATTTTACTGTTACCAGCAAGGTGTCTTCTTTGATGTTGTGTTCGATCGAATAATTATGCTCGAACGAAGTCTGACTGCTCTGAGTATGATTATTTTTTTTAGTGCAGGCGAAAGAGCATGTTATCAGGAATGAAGCAAAAAAAAATCGAAGCATCTCCAAAACTCCTTCATAAAATTTGGTTCATACTGACAGAACCCGTTCGGAGATGCAATGTGCTAAAACATGCTTTTTAGTTTATGAATTGAGAGGCACCATTAAAAGGGGCGGGTAAAACCCGAGCGCAATTTTGTGCCAGGGGACCAGTTTAAAACTTTGTCGCTCATTGTTTGGGTTGCCATCTTGCACAACCATCATTCCTGTTGGGTAGCTCAAGTTTAAGTAGTGAGCGGTGGCTTCGATGCCATCGCAGTTCATAACTAACTTATCTTGATAGCTTATGAAAAATTTACCTAAGTAGCCATTATCGCTTCTTTTATAGATATTAAAAGCGTTTTCCCCTTGACTGGAAGCCAATAAATAACCTTCGTTTTTTCCGATTTTATAAAGAGCAAGCCCTTCAACATCAGCCATCAAGTGGCCATTTTTTCCTGTTTTATCAATAAGTTTTCTTTTTTCTCCCTCGCTTGGCTCTGCGCCATAACTCCATATTCCGACGTTTTCTTCCGCAACATAAAATCGCTTAAGATCATCATCGGAAACACAGCCTTCGGTTTGTGATCCAACATTAAAACTTCTAGTCTTTTTCGCACTCAAACTTTGCTTTTCTTCAAATATCTCCCACTGAATTACTTCGCCTTTTTTGCTATTGACAAAGAAATAGAATTTATCTGAAATGGGACTTTGGTAGAAACAAGAACCGTAGATATTAAGACCAGCGTCGAGGGATTTTATTGAAAGACGTTGCACTGCATCGGAATCTTTATCTATTGAATAAAAATCCATAGTGTTTGTGGTTCGGTTGCCAGCTCCGATAAGGGTTATAGTTTTCCCTTTAAATCGAAACCCATAACGCAAATCGACATTATTTATTTCTCCATCAGGAAATCCTTGTTTTTTTTCCCCTGAAAGACTGTATATATTGAGACCATAGTGTTTATCGGTTCCGATAATGAGGCTTTGGGAGGGTTTTTTAGGGTGTACATAGATGGCGATGTCATCGGCAGCATCTCCAGCTGTTTCGACATCCTGAGTTTTTTGGGTTGCTTCAACAATAGTGAGTGATGATGGAGAGCTCTCTCTCATGTTGCCATTGGAAATAAGACAAAACAAGAGAGCCAATACCGTGGCGTGTTTTCTCATGAGACACCTGCTTAATAATTTTTAAATATATTATTCGCTATTTAGTTTTCTTGCTGAAAAATTTTAGTAAAAGAATTGTAACAACAACAACGGATAATAAATAGAAAAAATTTAAATAATTTTGAACAGTACTGGTGATGATATCTAGGTTTTGGGCGAGAGAGTTGCCCAAAAAGAACAAAAGAGAATTAAAAATAAACGCCGAAAAAAAACCGCAAAGCAATACCCAAAAGTAAGACAATCCGCTCATGCCGGCTGTCACAAAAAATAAAGTACGAATGCCGGGAAAAAAACGATTGATAAGCAGGAGGCCGTAACCCCATTTTTGGTACCATAATTTAATTTGCTCTACTTTTCTTTGGGAAAAATATTTCAAATATTTTTTGGGAAATTTATTTTTGCTAATGAGTTTTCCAAAACCAAACGCCAGCGTAATTCCAGTGATGGTTCCAAGCGATATGGAAAAAATTATTTCACCCACAGAAAAAGTTCCATAAAGAGCAAAAAAACCACAAGCAATAACAACCGTGTCTCCTGGAAAGATAGGAAAAATATATTCAAGCATAACTGAAAGAGCTAAAAATACTGCGCGAATATACGAGGGAAGATCGTTTATAAGTGTAATAACTTTTAGCAGCTGATCTGGCATAACAGTTTTTCCGCATAAATTTTTTTATACTTTCATAAGAGCTCTTTTATAACCTTTAATTTTGTCTTTTGCCCACACAACATCTTTTTTAGGTGAAAATTCTTTTGTGGTGATAT
Proteins encoded in this region:
- the dnaN gene encoding DNA polymerase III subunit beta, whose product is MEIKIAVSDLSKALTMLQGVVQRKNTMPILSNVLINTRENNQLLLSATDLDVAMQLTKRCEVLSTGDCTVSARSLLDIVKMLPGPEVTLKTLDNQHLSIKSGRTTARLLALPASEFPVLPKSEGLSFQELNSDLFLSMVHKTLFSASSDDSRYNLTGVYFEPQADSSNSVVMVSTDGHRLSRIKENFADSNFSDFQPITLPKKGLAELVRLLDAYSCENEASFKLGVSEQHAIVMLREAYFSMRLIDGKFPDYHQVIPKLADKIMRASRNDFLLGLKRVSVLASEKNQSIKMKTKGGELTVSCVNPEAGEVTDDVAVEYNGPDIEIGFNAKYIIDALSAISDSSVMVKFTDPLSPTLITGMNDDGHQCVIMPMRM
- the trxB gene encoding thioredoxin-disulfide reductase, with translation MDSTNKVHKVVIIGSGPAGYTAALYASRATLKPLLFKGSAPNLPGGQLMMTSEVENFPGFPKGLLGPELMEKFEQQAQRFGAQCIEKNIIEVDFSKRPYRLIAEDGEELLAHTVIIATGANARLLGIPLEKELISQGAGVSACATCDGAFYKDVDVAVVGGGDSAMEEALFLTRYARSVTLIHRSENFRASKIMVERCQSNSKIKWALNKNVVELVTTKKNPLGKEVLCSLKVQDAVTKETTLVEAEGLFVAIGHKPNTGLFSKYLALDAKGYIITRDKTSKTEVPGVFACGDVQDSVYRQAITAAGSGCMAAIDAERFLETHGL
- the uvrB gene encoding excinuclease ABC subunit UvrB; amino-acid sequence: MKKSFELHADYKPSGDQPNAISSLAKGIKDGKREQVLLGVTGSGKTFTMANVIQSVNKPTLVLAHNKTLVGQLYEELRAFFPNNAVEYFVSYYDYYQPEAYVPSTDTYIEKDSQINETIDRMRHRATTSLLTRDDVIIVASVSCIYGIGSTDSYQNMTVFIEKDRSFRRESLMRQLIESQYLRNDIDFSRGTFRAKGDIIDIFPPSEENLAVRINFFGDNVERITMVDPLKGKTVRELSYVTIFPASHYATTKEKMSLALKSIRDELLNELISLKKQNKLLEAQRLEQRTLFDLEMLETVGVCKGIENYSRHLSGRLCGEPPPTLIDYFPKDFLLFVDESHQTIPQIRGMYRGDRARKETLTSHGFRLPSALDNRPLRFDEFDSIFNQAVYVSATPGNFEIERAQGEIVEQIIRPTGLLDPQVKIRPVSTQIDDVVHEAKTKAQNNERVLITTLTKRMAEDLTDYLIDVGVKTRYLHSDIDTIERAEIIRALRLGEFDVLVGINLLREGLDLPEVSLVAILDADKEGFLRSETGLIQTIGRAARNINGMAILYADTITDSVRSAVSETNRRRKLQKQYNEKHGITPKSTSREISRLHDGYIEQEQKTAPPKERLSVREIEKKINSLKGKMRIKAQKMDFEGAATIRDEISELRKLLLSVETGTLKD
- a CDS encoding phytase, producing the protein MRKHATVLALLFCLISNGNMRESSPSSLTIVEATQKTQDVETAGDAADDIAIYVHPKKPSQSLIIGTDKHYGLNIYSLSGEKKQGFPDGEINNVDLRYGFRFKGKTITLIGAGNRTTNTMDFYSIDKDSDAVQRLSIKSLDAGLNIYGSCFYQSPISDKFYFFVNSKKGEVIQWEIFEEKQSLSAKKTRSFNVGSQTEGCVSDDDLKRFYVAEENVGIWSYGAEPSEGEKRKLIDKTGKNGHLMADVEGLALYKIGKNEGYLLASSQGENAFNIYKRSDNGYLGKFFISYQDKLVMNCDGIEATAHYLNLSYPTGMMVVQDGNPNNERQSFKLVPWHKIALGFYPPLLMVPLNS
- a CDS encoding DedA family protein, producing the protein MPDQLLKVITLINDLPSYIRAVFLALSVMLEYIFPIFPGDTVVIACGFFALYGTFSVGEIIFSISLGTITGITLAFGFGKLISKNKFPKKYLKYFSQRKVEQIKLWYQKWGYGLLLINRFFPGIRTLFFVTAGMSGLSYFWVLLCGFFSAFIFNSLLFFLGNSLAQNLDIITSTVQNYLNFFYLLSVVVVTILLLKFFSKKTK